Sequence from the Panicum virgatum strain AP13 chromosome 5N, P.virgatum_v5, whole genome shotgun sequence genome:
tttttttcaactgtatttaatattcATGCATGTATCCGAAAACTCGATGTCACAGGTACTGTGTGAAAAAAATTGGGAACTAAAACGCTGCCTTAATCCGCTCCCAGGATCCTAAAACGCTGCCTTAATTCCGCTCCCAGGATCAGACGGAACCGGATAGGCCACGTCAGCGATCCCGCCCCGCCTTGCGCAGCACGGAGCCGTCCAGTTCCGTCCTTCGGAAGCCTGATcctcccgccgcagccgcccTCTCTGCTTTATATGCTCCGCCGGCGGCGTCTCTTCCCTCCCAATCCTGCGCTTCAAAATCCCCCCAGCCCCAATGGAGAGCAGCGTAGAgagtgcggtggcggcggctgtggcggcgggcggcggagggtACTGCTGCGGCGGGTGGGAGACGCCGAAGCGGGAGGAGTGCCGCATCCCGGCGACGCTCCCCTGCCCCGCGGCGCCGAGGAAGGCCGTGCCAGACCTGGGGAAGCGGCGGAGCCCGCCCAAGAACGGCTACTTCCAGCCGCCGGACCTGGAGGCGCTCTTCGCGCTCGCCCCGCGCCGCCAGGCCTCCACCTGCGCGTGACTTTGCCGCGGTGGGCGGAGAGGAGCTCTGTTCTAGATCGATTTTGGGAGCTGTAGATACTTCGCCAGTTTCTCCTCTGTTGTACTCTAGGGTTTAGTTGCGGGCAGATAGGGATCGGTAGGAGGGTTTTAGGGAGTAGTTGGTAGGTAGGTGGTGGATGCTTCATGCTTGAGATGAGAGCTCGTTAGCATACTGTTTTGTATTGGTTCAGATGATGAAATCCTCATATGCTTCTTGCCTCGCCTGATCTCTGAATGTTGATGTGAGTATGTCGTAGTGGATGTTCACTGATACCTGGAAGGCTGCAACTGCTGTGGCGGTGATTGCGGCTGTTGCTGCCGCTCAGTTCCACGGCCCTGAATATGCAGGGGGGAGGTCAGTTTCAGTGTCTCAGTTCTTTGCTTCCCTTGTGTGCGCGGCATCTGATCTGAGCACCTGGGATACTTACTAGGGATGATGTTGATCGGTGGCCAGGTTGTATCTTGAAGGCTTGGTAAAGCGTCTCCTGTATGCTTCATCGCTACTGCTGCAGTCCTGCTCTAACAGTAAATCGGTGTTAGTAACAGTAATCTTAATTGAAAGTTAGGAACAGTAATCCGTGCAGGTGAAATGAAGTTAGCAGCTGTTCATCGCAGGTGGTAGTACATGAACTGGAAGGCATTAACACAACCGAGAGGGAAGTTGTGCTCTCGAACCCGGCCGCAGTTGTTGTGGCtgcggagggggaggggagccAGCCCTGCGGTTCGATGTGGGTGGGCTTCGGATTCGCCTGCCTCCTCGGCGCACTGCAATGTATGTGGCCGTCCCGTGTGTGTGACTAGTGTCAGGGGGGTTTCAGAGCTCGCTTCTGTACGTGGTCCTGAAGCGACCATGGAGAAGGGCCGAAGGGGTGACGCGGACGCCTTCCAGATGATGTGAACGACGAGCCGGGCTGCGGGGTGGCAGCTTGTTTGGGCTCTGTTTTGttccaaacttttttcagaagtctttatcatatcaaaagaaatcttactattttatagtattaaataaaatctgtttataaatattttttgacagctgagtactaattcgcgagacgaatctaatgagcctaattaattcataatttgctacaatgatgctacagtaaccatccgataatcatagattaatatactcattagattcgtctcgcaatttagcaacagggttctgcagttagttttataattaatttttatttaatacttctaaatactaaaaagttccaaAGACTTAAAAAAGTACCTGGAACCAAACCACCCCTTGGTGATCGATGTGGGGCTGGCATGTGTTCGTGTTGTGCTTCGAGGGCGCCAGGCGGTTGCCGGCCCTCGTGTCCCGTGCAGGGTTACCCGAACCGGTGGggaccggtccggtttgaccggttaccggtcaaaccggaccggtccggttccggttccggttccgaccggtatgaaaccggccaaaattcaaaattgaaataaaaaaatgtaaaattcccaaaaaatttctaaaaatacttcaaggtgtgacgaatctaatggtgtcaaattttctcaaaaattcatttgtttaacatacttttcaggcatttaaagttaaaacaaaaaaaagaaaaagaaaaaaaatgagacggcccattaaggcccactgataaaccggtctaaccggccggtaaaccggtcaaaccggtcggtaaaccggtctaaccggccggtataccggttgcacatgcgattttaaatttggatttgaattcaaaccggtcaaaccgaccggtataccggtacgaaccggttgaactgaggtttttgaattcaaatttgaatttgaccggtttctaccggtaaccggtcaaaccggtccggtttaccggaaccggagtgCTCCGGTTTGGGGCTACCGGTTGGGAAAAAAACCCTGGTCCCGTGCCGCCCCATGCCTGTGGCGTGGCTCGCGGGACCAGCAGGGCCGCGAGAGGAAGGAGAGCAGTGTATTGAGCACTCTGACTGATGTTGTGTGATTTTAGGTTCACTGCAGTTTCCACTACAAGTCTTAGaagatcaatttttttttagaaaagcaCATTGCGCTGTGCTCGTAGATTGACATCCATCCACATGTGTTGCAATAGGTTGCCAGGTAACTTTCTCGGTTCCCCTTTCCTCAACGACCAACACTCGTGACGtgctgctcaaaaaaaaaaaaaccctcgtGACGTGTAAAATCTCACTCGGCTTAGCAAGGCACCCCTGACGGCAACACGGCACCGACCAATCAGCACAATAGCCATGCAATTTGATTACGATTAAAGCGTGTTATTTATACTATATTCTGCGACTGAAGCAACATCCTTCTGTTGCAGCTACTGCCTGCATTGCATGATGACACGAGAGGAGTGCAGCCCAAGGGGAACAGCGTCCGTCGCCCAACTACTCCACGACGCCAAACTGCGAGACCGCGGAGAGACCTCAGTAGTTCAGTCAGATCCTTTGCCCTGAAGCCAGACATCGCACACAGTTCGGTGGCAGCGTCACGTCTAAACGGGCGACACAAAACCACTGAGGgggcgtttagtttccaaaaaagttTGCGTAGTacctgtcacatcaaattttcgaacatatgcatggagcattaaatatagttaaaaaactaattacatagtctaactgtttcctacgagataaatctaataatgttaattaatccatgattgaacatttgtcaaataacaacaaaatatgctacagtagccaaatCCAAAATTTTCACAAACTAAACACCCTCTAAAGTATTTGTCCCATCGCAACCAACACTGATTCGTGCTAATCACGTCGTACTCGCAGCCCAAAAGAGCACAATCGGTAGAAAACCTTTTTCGGTTCAGCAAGTAGTAGAATTCCCATAGTTCCATAAAGAACAAGGGTCCTAAGGGTCTTAAGACCGACCTTATACATACCAGGTCCGGTCCTAAGGGGGCCTAACAGAAAAAGTCAAAGACCCGACTCTAAGCTAAAGACCGGGTCACAAGGAATAAAAAATCGATTGCTGGGCCACAGCTCCGTGCGGATGCACAGATAGGAAGAGAGATAGACGGAGAATAGAGACACTGGAATTACTTTTTTATTCTGTGAATGGGACTCACCATTAAAGGCGGCTCGGTCTTATACATTAGGACCTTGACCTTAGTGCACCATGGGACCCACCTTAGAGGCGCTCGCGACCATATACATTCGTGATGCCCTAACAGGCATAGGCAtatagatggcaacgggtaaaaCCCGCGCGGATACTAACTTCAGAAACCCGCACCCGCAAGGCGAAACTCGTGCCCGCACCCGCGCCCGCAACCCGCGACGGGTGGAAACCCAGACCCGTACCCGCTATCCGCAGATATCTGAGTACCCGCGGGCACGCCCGTGTACCCGCAAACTTTAGAAAATGAAGCACAAAATTCAATTTTAACAGCAAGCAAAAATTAATATACATAGCAAACATAATCAAAATCAAACAAGAGTTCTTGTTCAACATAGATTAACACAAACAAGTGATGATAGAGCAAGGCGCTGGGGTTGGGGTCAGGCCGCCTAGCGCATCTCGCTGGATGCGTGGCCTGGGCGCGTTGCCTGGGCACGGGGCGCGTCACCTGGGCACGGGAAGGGGCGGCTGGCGGTGGAACGGCGGCCGAGCGGGTCGGGGCTTTGGACCTCGGCGGCTCGGAGCTGGGCAGCACCGGCGGGCGACGTCTCTATGCAGCACAGggggccgaggaggagggaTGGGAGGCGGAGGGGCGATGGGGATTGGGCGGGGCGCTTGGGGGCGCGGCACTGGCCGCTAGCTGGGGGGCGTCGGGCGCGTCGCTGGTGGGGGATTGGGGCTTGTGGGTGGCGGCCGGGACAGGAGAGTGGGGAGGTCGGGAGGGGATGAATGAAACCCTAGAGATCattgttggattgatctccttcctaatagacccaacggtctattagggccttaatccgcgccctgatcgggggcgcccaacccttaatggttggtgggcccccgctgcacagcgctAAAATAAAAGGGGTGAAGGGGCCGGGGCACTCACAACGAAGTTGGTCGCGCCGCCAGTACTCTCTCCCAcatcctaaaccctagccgatctaggGAGAgtgctggagcagcgggaagccCCACCTTCGCCGCTTTCACCGCCGCCAGCTCTGTCACGTCGTCGCCGCCATCGTCCACGACGCCATCACTCCGGCATCGACTACACTGCACCAAtcgtcgccgcctttgagcggatctGCATCAACGAACCCGTGATGGCCGGATCTAACTCCGCTGCAGGCTCTGAAGGTCCTCTACCCCGCTccactctctcttttctctatGCTATTGTTGTAGTTCTAGGTTTTTCTTGAACTCAGATCAAGAAAAGTAAAGGAAGTCCCTCTTGATCGTGCACTGTGTGATCCTAGATGCTTAACAATCATTTATATATAAAAGGGTAGTAGGGTCCGTATGTCAATGGATTTGCGGGTTTGGGTATTAAATTTTGAAACCCGTTATAAAATACTTGTCAGGTTTGAAGTCGTACCCGCACCCGTGCCCGCGGGTACAAACCCAGACCCGAATCCGCGCCCAACGAGTTCGGTATCCGCGGATTTGCGGGTATTctgtacccgttgccatcttgaCATAGGCAGAGGTTTAGGCCTCGCTCTCTCGAGGGTGCAGAGTGACGCGCGTTTGGTGTGAGTTCAGTCAGGGTACTGAACTGATTTGGCAAAAGAAATGTACAATCAGAGGCAAGTCGTTGCATTCTATCCGTTTTCCCCCCAACCTTTTAATACTCTAATAATGCCTTTTCGAGGCACAACAAACGCTGCTTGACATGTTCCTGCTCCTGGATGATTCTGCCTCCTCGCGCTGTCATAACGTTTTGTGTACAAAGTCGATGCTAATTATGTCAGTAACATATGGAACTGATGGAAATTTTTACATTGGTTGTCATATATAATAATTATATAAATGATAAGTTGGAAAATATATCGATGGATATCACTTGGTGCTAAGTATGCGGAACATTGCTGAATATATAGAGAGGTTTGGACCTTGAGTGAAACACTCAATTCATGGCTTGCCAGGCACTTTTTCTTTACAGATATCAGAAAATGCCTAATTATCAGGTGGCTAATACCTCGAACTGAAAAGCAAGCTATTCTTCAGCTAATTATATGTGGTTGGAAACACATGATCTTCAGAAAATTATACGTTTGCTTATTTGATGGCCAAAATTGACTTGCCTCCCAAAAATAATGAAGCACCTGACTGTTTTTCTCTTTAGGCAAATTTTGATTCCAAAGTACATTGTtcatatcttttcaaaaaaaaaagtacattGTTCAGACCTTGAGGGCCTGTAAATAAAGTAGATTGGACGGAAGCCTCAAATGCCCAACCGGCAAGGTAGGGACTCTCGCACGATGCCTGATTGCCTTTTTCTTCTCGAATATGCACGAGAGCAGCCCATCAttgtattaaggagaagaatagTTGTTTACAAATAAAAATGCACAATAGGTGCTTTCCCTTGTACGGATTACTCACAAAATAAACGACCTAGCCTATGTGCTCCGGCAGCGATCCAGAGGTCAGCATCATTCTTGATGCGTTGCACAATCAGTGAGGCGCCAGCAGCTTGGCCCTCAAAGAGACGTGCATTGCGCTCTTTCCAGATGTGTCATCACGTAAGCATGAAGAGGGTGTTGAAGCCCTTCCTCCTCTTCGTGCCTGATTGCCTCTATTGCTGGAGTACGGGAACATTGCCGGACTAAGTACATTGTTACAACTAACAGGTGAGATTTGTTCGGCtagctgtggctggtggctggtgctgatttgttgtgaaagAAAAGCACGTACTACTGGCTGGTTGGTGGTTCTGGTGTTGATTTGGTGTGAAAAAAGCACTGCTGGCTGACAAACCAGCCGAACAGTGTAGTCAGATATTCATCCCTGCAGGACTCGGCAAACTAACGTGATCTTCCAAGATTGAATTAGTTAGACTATGGTTGAAGATATGCCAGTGTGCGGTATAGGAGGTCGTCAAGACTAGTCAACTGGTGTTGCACGGCCAAACACATTGCTATTAGTCCCTGACATTCtgggcttcttcttcttttaccATCCAAGCGCATTGTTAACTTATTATGTGGTTGTGGTTCGTAACCACGAAATCTAATGAGATCACATGGCGGCCCGAGCATGTCAGTGTAAATCCGTCTGACAAAAAAAAGGCAGGCAGATTGCTTGGCCAATCGATTTGTGGCGACCAGATAGAAAATCTAATGAAAAATCGGTCCGCTAGCTCCACTTCAACAAACACACAGCTCTAAGCAACGTAACGGCGGGCTGTTTGGCTACCTTGTTGATGTTCAGACCCGGTGGTCTTATTAAACAAGCCCCAAATCGCCACCGAAGGAAAGGCAAAAAAGGCATGCAGGCTTATAAGATTGACGCAGGGGGGCCATGGTTAGCTCTAAATGCTCACAAGACACAAGGAAATGGACAAAACAAAAGGCCCATGCAGAAGAAGGGGTAAACAGTACTGGGAGTTGATCTGTGATAAGAAAGGCGTCATGTGGAGTTTCTTGCACGCTGACAGAAAAGGTCAACTTAAAGCGAGTGTTCCATGTTCCAATTAGGACTTGATACTTCACCTTCTTGGAATAATATCTTCTCCGAAATAATTAACCGTCCACCATGCAGTGTGCCATATAACAATTGCTTAATCAATGAAAAGTGGACTGGGAATGACATTGTTTCCAAACTGTAACTCTGAATATCTGTCCTGAGTCCATTTATCTGTTCCCAGCTAGTGCAGTCACCGAAAAGAAATCACATCACTGCATGGGTTTATTAGAGCTGATTTATAAGAAACTGACAAAACGAAGAGGCTTCACCTCAACCAAACCATACAGGGCCTAGGCCCTGCCGGAGGAGCTAAAGAAGGAGCAACGAACGAGTGGCCCATCGACaagtttttctattttcttccaCCAACTAGCAGGCCAGCCAACCACCACCGCGCTGTGACCTCCTACCATGCAGGCCACGAACACCGCCGGCGGCCATCATGGCGCCTACTATATAGACCGCGCACTCATTCGCTGCCGAAGTGTGCACCACTTCACTTGCTTCAAAGCGCAAACACAACACGAAAGGGCGGAGGTCCGATCCGCCATCAGCATGGGCGCTCGCCATGGTCTCCGGCGAGGGCACGCCGCCTCCGCATGCCCCTTCATCGcattcgccgccgccgtcgtcctcgccgccggcgacaccCACTACTACACGTTCAACGTACGTACACGTCGAGCATGAGCATCGCATCGTGAAGTTTTGTACTATGCAGGTGCACTCACGCGTGCATGGTTTTGATCTGTGGTGCACAGGTGCGGATGACGAACGTGACCCGGCTGTGCGTGACGAAGAGCATCCCGACGGTGAACGGGCAGTTCCCGGGGCCGAAGCTGACCGTGCGGGAAGGCGACCGCCTCGTGGTCAAGGTCCACAACCACATCAACTACAATGTCTCCTTCCACTGGTAAGACGAAGAGCAGACACCGAGGTCGTCGTCGATCGACCGGTGCGCGTACTCCCTAGGaattcgccggcggcggcggcggctgaccTGCGTGCGTGGACGACCGGATGAATGCAGGCACGGCGTCCGGCAGCTGCGCAACGGGTGGGCGGACGGGCCGTCGTACATCACGCAGTGCCCGATCCAGGGCGGGCAGAGCTACGTGTACGACTTCACCGTGACGGGGCAGCGCGGGACGCTGTGGTGGCACGCGCACTTCTCCTGGCTGCGCGTCCACCTCTACGGCCCGCTCGTCATCCTCCCCAAGCGCGCCGAGGGATACCCGTTCCCGCGACCCTACAAGGAGGTGCCCATCCTCTTCGGTGAGCATGCCCAGTCATCTCCTCTCCGTGGATCAGCTTGAGCCATGCAAATGCAGATCGTGAGCAAGTGAAAAATTGGCAGGTGAGTGGTTCAACGCGGACACGGAGGCAGTCATCAACCAGGCCCTGCAAACTGGCGGTGGACCAAATGTCTCCGATGCCTACACCTTCAATGGGCTTCCAGGCCCAACATACAACTGCTCAGCCCAAGGTACATTTCCCCGTTACGGCTAAAAATCCGAAAAGTCCCGGATTTGCGTTGGGCCAAAATGATCGCATGAGTTGCTGCTCCACGTGCTGTCAGACACGTACAAGCTGAAGGTGAAGCCCGGGAGGACGTACATGCTCCGGCTCATCAACTCCGCGCTCAACGACGAGCTCTTCTTCGGCATCGCCAACCACACGCTCACCGTCGTGGAGGCGGACGCCAGCTACGTCAAGCCGTTCACCGTCCAGACGCTCGTCATCTCGCCGGGGCAGGCCATGAACGTGCTCCTCACGACGGCCCCGAGCCCGGCCTCCCCGGCGTACGCCATGGCCATCTCGCCCTACACCAACACCCAGGGCACGTTCGacaacaccgccgccgcggccgtcctCGAGTACGccccgacgccggccgccgccgcgcggagccTCCCGCTGCCGGCCCTGCCGCTGTACAACGACACCGGCGCGGTGACCAACTTCTCCCGCAACTTCCGCAGCCTCGCCAGCGCGCAGTACCCGGCGGCCGTGCCGCTGGCGGTGGACCGGCACCTGCTCTTCACCGTCGGCCTGGGCACGGACCCGTGCCCGTCCAACCAGACCTGCCAGGGCCCGAACGGCACCAAGTTCGCGGCCTCCATCAACAACAACTCCTTCTTCCGGCCCCGGACGGCGCTCCTGGAGGCGCACTACCAGCGGCGCTACGCCGGCGTGCTGCTGGCCAACTTCCCCACGACCCCGCCGCACCCGTTCAACTACACGGGCACGCCGCCGAACAACACGTTCGTGCAGCACGGCACGCGGGTGGTGCCGCTCAAGTTTAACACCTCCGTGGAGCTGGTGCTGCAGGGGACGAGCATCCAGGGCGCCGAGAGCCACCCGCTGCACCTGCACGGCTACAACTTCTTCGTCGTCGGGGAGGGGTTCGGCAACTTCGACCCGGTCAACGACCCGCCCAAGTACAACCTCGCCGACCCCGTCGAGCGGAACACCATCAGCGTGCCCACCGCCGGCTGGGTCGCCCTCCGCTTCCTCGCCGACAACCCgggtaattaattaattacctTTACGCCCATCCATCGGCGAATGGACATGCCTGCTCAATTGCTCAGCTTGGTTGACTTTCGTTGACTGTGCTTTGACTAACGTTGACTCGTTGCGTGCGGCAGGTGTGTGGCTCATGCACTGCCACTTCGACGTTCACTTGAGCTGGGGACTGTCCATGGCGTGGCTCGTCAACGACGGCCCGCTGCCGAACCAGAAGATGCTACCCCCGCCGTCCGATCTTCCGAAATGCTAGTGACCGATCGCGTTTCCCGGAAGGTTTTGGTGCATGCCTGCGTATTCTCTTATCATGTTTGAAATAATTTGGTTTGGACTATTTAATTGCTGTGTGCCGATTTTGCGGCAAGCGGATAGGGGCATAGGGCTCTTCTCTCCGCTTAATCACTCTTTTGAAACGGAATAAGATGTAACTTCTGTCACTGTTAATCTATCTTTTGTTTTAACCATTTTCAGAACATTCAGCGTTGGTGTGTCTACTACACGCTTGAATGCAACGATGTCAGTATGTAAACCTATAATGACTTGTGTTTAGTAATACCTTAATTGATCTGGTCTCTATTCTTTCTATATATCTATGTACATTGTCCAGTACTGAATCCCTCTGCCACCAGAAAGTTTCAGGCACCtacttaaaaaaaaagaaaagaaagtttcAGCCTTTTCAGGCATGCACCTGCCCGTAGTATTATAATGGCCACCTACCACAATGGCACTAACTGAACAGTTGGAGTACATGAACATCATGCGACTGAAAATAGCATGTGGCAAATTGGCATGCTAGCCTACCCTTTTTAGTATAACATCtagctccacaaaagctatgcGGTAATGTGATCATTAACTAACACATACCTTGTCTTGTAGTAGTGCACAGCGGcacaagaaaggaaaaaaaaaaagaaactactGAACTTGTATACAGCCATACAGGCCTCATCAGTCTACCGTCGTTGTCGTTAATCGCTAATGTTAGCCCCTACGCCGCATCTTATGTCTTGGCAAACGGCTCCACATATTACCCCTCCCCGGCCGTACACCCCTTCACAAAGGTTACAAAATTTAGGCTAATTCGTAGGATACTCACCGGACAAAACCTAATGGCGCCGTGACAGTGAAAGCTTACTGCTGCTAGAACAATCACAGATGGTTTGCAGAGGGGTTCGCATGCCTTCCGATTAGAATCTAGAGCGAATCATCAGGCGTCAAGCGGCGGCCTGCCTGCCGGGCTCCTGAGTCCTGACATCGTGTTGGTATGCAGTGCTCTATGCTAGATTGCTAGTTGCAAGGTTCAGGCCACGTCGTCGGAACTGGGAAGCGTAGGGGCTCGAAGGATAGCATGCTCAGCTAGAAATGATGGCGCACACACTTGGGAGCAAAGGCAGCACGAGCAGCCTGATACGTGCCGGCGCGATCGAGTAAAGCGACGATTCGATTGGATGGTTTCACCTAAGCACTGGCTGTAAGCCTGTATCATGCTAATACCGCAGGTCAAAGGAATAGAAAGCCAGCAGCCCCGATCGTCGACCAACATGCATGAGCAATTCCTTGGCTTGTATTCTACGGGATCATTATACCCCTTTCTTGGTGCGTATGACGGCAGGCACGAGCTAGCGCCGGGTCTTTCGGAGTTTCCACCGAGCCACTGACGCCACGGAAGGAAGCAAGCGGGCACGACATGGCGGACAGGGACTCGTTGCCCGTCGCTCTTCTGGCAATATTCTGAAGGCACCGTGGCGCCGCGCGATCGCACACCGTGTAGCTGCGCCTGCGCGAGCTGCTAGCCGCTAGGACCGGCCCCGATCGATCGCCGCCGGGCCTTGTCGTAGCCGCTAGCCGGGGCCGGTCGACTGCTAGCATCAGCATCAGGCGGTACAGCAAGCATGCCACGCGTGTATCCTGCGCGCCCTCTCGCCG
This genomic interval carries:
- the LOC120674110 gene encoding cyclin-dependent protein kinase inhibitor SMR4-like is translated as MESSVESAVAAAVAAGGGGYCCGGWETPKREECRIPATLPCPAAPRKAVPDLGKRRSPPKNGYFQPPDLEALFALAPRRQASTCA
- the LOC120676396 gene encoding putative laccase-5 translates to MGARHGLRRGHAASACPFIAFAAAVVLAAGDTHYYTFNVRMTNVTRLCVTKSIPTVNGQFPGPKLTVREGDRLVVKVHNHINYNVSFHWHGVRQLRNGWADGPSYITQCPIQGGQSYVYDFTVTGQRGTLWWHAHFSWLRVHLYGPLVILPKRAEGYPFPRPYKEVPILFGEWFNADTEAVINQALQTGGGPNVSDAYTFNGLPGPTYNCSAQDTYKLKVKPGRTYMLRLINSALNDELFFGIANHTLTVVEADASYVKPFTVQTLVISPGQAMNVLLTTAPSPASPAYAMAISPYTNTQGTFDNTAAAAVLEYAPTPAAAARSLPLPALPLYNDTGAVTNFSRNFRSLASAQYPAAVPLAVDRHLLFTVGLGTDPCPSNQTCQGPNGTKFAASINNNSFFRPRTALLEAHYQRRYAGVLLANFPTTPPHPFNYTGTPPNNTFVQHGTRVVPLKFNTSVELVLQGTSIQGAESHPLHLHGYNFFVVGEGFGNFDPVNDPPKYNLADPVERNTISVPTAGWVALRFLADNPGVWLMHCHFDVHLSWGLSMAWLVNDGPLPNQKMLPPPSDLPKC